One Thermosipho atlanticus DSM 15807 DNA window includes the following coding sequences:
- the ftsH gene encoding ATP-dependent zinc metalloprotease FtsH, with product MNKGIGSIIIGLLIILSLFWIFESVFFNGSTTETTMYYSDFIKRVNSESSDIAEITIKDDGNIVLTTISGRKYNIYAPWVKYDMNLINELVNKGIRVGGEKGVDSSFWVNIVGNLLFFVLMLFMFGFLIRGLGRGNNQAFSFTKSRAEKVMPGKKRVTFKDVAGVDEAVDELREVVEFLRNPTKFNKIGARMPKGILLVGPPGTGKTLLARAVAGEANVPFFHISGSDFVELFVGVGAARVRDLFNQAKANAPCIVFIDEIDAVGRHRGAGLGGGHDEREQTLNQLLVEMDGFDVREGIIVMAATNRPDILDPALLRPGRFDKKVVVDPPDVKGREEILKIHLKGKPITEEVDIKVLAKRTTGFVGADLENLINEAALLAAKDGRDKINMSDFEEAIDRVIAGPARKSRIISDKQKEIVAYHELGHAIVGTALPNSDPVHKVSIIPRGHSALGFTLHLPVEDKYLISKKELIDNITALLGGRAAEELVFGDVTSGAANDIERATEMARKMVCELGMSENFGPLAWGKTEQEIFLGKEITRMRNYSEEVAKLIDSEVQNIVNTCYNKAKEILTRKREKLDELASILLEKEELSGEELRNLLEGDDVSVEEYRRSEQND from the coding sequence TTGAACAAAGGAATAGGATCAATAATAATTGGGCTGTTAATTATTCTTTCTTTGTTTTGGATTTTTGAAAGTGTTTTTTTTAACGGCAGTACTACTGAGACAACCATGTACTATAGTGACTTTATTAAAAGGGTAAATTCTGAATCTTCTGATATTGCAGAGATAACCATTAAAGATGATGGTAATATAGTTTTAACGACTATCTCAGGGAGAAAGTATAATATATATGCTCCATGGGTAAAATATGATATGAATTTAATTAACGAATTGGTTAATAAAGGTATCAGAGTTGGTGGTGAAAAAGGAGTTGACAGCTCATTTTGGGTTAATATCGTAGGTAATTTACTTTTCTTTGTTTTGATGCTTTTTATGTTTGGTTTCTTAATTCGAGGTCTTGGACGTGGAAATAATCAAGCATTTAGTTTTACAAAAAGCAGGGCTGAAAAAGTGATGCCGGGTAAAAAACGTGTAACATTTAAAGATGTTGCAGGTGTGGATGAAGCTGTAGATGAACTTCGAGAAGTTGTTGAATTTTTAAGAAATCCCACTAAATTCAATAAAATTGGTGCAAGAATGCCAAAAGGAATTCTTTTGGTTGGGCCTCCAGGAACAGGAAAAACATTACTAGCTCGTGCAGTAGCTGGTGAAGCAAATGTCCCATTTTTTCACATAAGTGGTTCTGATTTTGTAGAGCTATTTGTTGGTGTGGGTGCTGCTCGTGTAAGAGATTTATTTAATCAGGCAAAAGCGAATGCTCCATGTATAGTTTTTATTGATGAAATAGATGCTGTTGGTAGGCACAGAGGAGCAGGTCTTGGTGGTGGTCATGATGAACGTGAACAAACACTGAATCAGTTGTTAGTAGAAATGGACGGTTTCGACGTTAGAGAAGGAATTATTGTTATGGCCGCAACTAATAGACCAGACATTTTGGATCCTGCACTTTTAAGACCCGGTCGTTTTGATAAAAAGGTTGTTGTGGATCCACCTGATGTAAAGGGAAGGGAAGAAATCTTAAAAATACATCTTAAAGGAAAGCCGATAACTGAAGAAGTTGATATAAAAGTTTTAGCTAAAAGAACTACAGGCTTTGTTGGAGCTGATCTCGAAAATCTTATTAACGAAGCAGCTTTACTAGCAGCTAAAGATGGAAGAGATAAAATTAACATGTCAGACTTTGAAGAGGCGATTGATAGAGTGATTGCGGGGCCTGCAAGAAAGTCAAGAATTATTTCAGATAAGCAAAAAGAGATAGTTGCATATCATGAATTGGGACATGCAATAGTTGGAACAGCACTCCCGAATTCAGATCCAGTTCACAAGGTTTCTATTATTCCAAGAGGACATAGTGCTTTAGGATTCACATTACATTTGCCTGTTGAAGATAAATATTTAATTAGTAAAAAAGAATTAATAGATAATATTACGGCTCTTCTTGGAGGAAGAGCTGCAGAGGAATTGGTTTTTGGGGACGTTACGAGTGGGGCGGCAAATGATATCGAAAGAGCCACGGAAATGGCAAGAAAAATGGTTTGTGAACTTGGAATGAGCGAAAATTTTGGACCACTTGCTTGGGGTAAAACGGAACAAGAGATCTTTCTTGGGAAAGAAATTACGAGGATGAGAAATTACAGTGAAGAAGTTGCAAAGCTAATAGATAGTGAGGTACAAAATATAGTTAACACGTGCTATAACAAAGCAAAAGAAATACTTACTAGAAAAAGAGAAAAATTAGATGAACTTGCGAGCATATTGTTAGAAAAAGAAGAACTAAGCGGAGAAGAATTAAGAAATCTCCTCGAAGGGGATGATGTAAGTGTGGAGGAATATCGAAGGTCTGAGCAGAACGATTGA
- a CDS encoding thioesterase family protein, whose amino-acid sequence MWRNIEGLSRTIDFTPDDSLIWDENDEMVSLHLVSSSGLLKEAVKLGAKVLEEFLPEDLISVVTKASIKHYNPCVVGKTIVIGVRVTNVEGNLIQFYSVITKENRKIAEIEFTRAIVSKSYLRRKVIEETA is encoded by the coding sequence GTGTGGAGGAATATCGAAGGTCTGAGCAGAACGATTGATTTTACACCTGATGATTCGTTAATATGGGATGAAAATGACGAAATGGTATCTCTTCATTTGGTTTCTTCGAGTGGTTTGCTTAAGGAAGCTGTGAAACTTGGTGCGAAAGTTTTAGAAGAATTTTTACCGGAAGATTTAATTTCTGTTGTAACAAAAGCTTCGATAAAACATTATAATCCATGTGTAGTTGGCAAAACAATTGTGATTGGAGTTAGAGTAACAAACGTTGAAGGAAATTTAATCCAATTTTATAGCGTTATTACCAAAGAAAATAGAAAGATTGCGGAGATAGAATTTACTAGAGCAATTGTTTCGAAAAGTTATCTTAGGAGGAAAGTAATTGAGGAGACCGCGTAG